One part of the Vicia villosa cultivar HV-30 ecotype Madison, WI linkage group LG6, Vvil1.0, whole genome shotgun sequence genome encodes these proteins:
- the LOC131613406 gene encoding uncharacterized protein LOC131613406, which produces MDHQHALLLISSEAPSYMCSCCKEIGFGSCYTCVESNCNYTLHYECAEPVKHAVHPFFKNCTFEFYDKTVEDGFCDACGKDLLGCFYFSRAGDALHPCCLSLEKNISDKMTLSHQVPSDCVMCKQRHVQRNNFEGWSYVFNSDGKTCVHVSCWNDVILETFNNNKSKETVENLNSKSKGRKRAVMKFTGKLALNMLLDIATGDVSNSISTIVEAIEALAS; this is translated from the coding sequence ATGGATCATCAACACGCATTACTACTGATTAGTTCAGAAGCTCCTTCATACATGTGCAGTTGTTGTAAAGAGATAGGTTTTGGATCATGTTACACCTGTGTAGAGAGCAATTGCAACTACACCCTCCACTATGAATGTGCTGAGCCTGTTAAACATGCAGTTCATCCATTTTTCAAAAACTGTACATTTGAATTCTATGACAAAACAGTAGAAGATGGATTCTGTGATGCTTgtggaaaagatttgttaggTTGTTTCTACTTTTCCAGAGCAGGGGATGCTCTACATCCTTGTTGTTTGAGCCTGGAAAAAAACATTTCAGATAAAATGACTTTGTCGCATCAAGTTCCATCAGACTGTGTCATGTGTAAGCAAAGGCATGTTCAGAGGAACAACTTTGAAGGTTGGTCATATGTATTTAACTCTGATGGAAAGACTTGTGTTCATGTGTCGTGTTGGAACGATGTGATTCTTGagacttttaataataataagtcAAAAGAAACTGTTGAGAATTTGAATAGTAAGTCAAAAGGGAGAAAGCGTGCTGTCATGAAATTTACAGGCAAGTTGGCGTTGAACATGCTGTTAGACATAGCTACAGGGGATGTTAGCAATTCTATCTCTACCATTGTCGAAGCCATCGAAGCCCTCGCTTCTTAG